In the Scatophagus argus isolate fScaArg1 chromosome 11, fScaArg1.pri, whole genome shotgun sequence genome, tgtggtggggggttTCAGCTGCGTTCAAGACTGCAAATCACACACCGGCTGCAAGGCGTCTGTTACAACGGGCGTGGGCTGTGGggttttgtatgttttgaattttttacaTGAAGCTTTCGACAGCTGCGTGCATTCTTCGGAGGACGGGGGTGTATTCTTCACCTTGCGACTGCGTGTGAGCATCATCACCTGCCAGGAAGCGGCGAAGTACGGATGAAGAAACATTGGATCGTCGTTTACTCACCCCACCCGGACATTTGACACTCGAACGCACCCCTCGCAATAGATAGTTGCGAccaaatgcaataaaacaaacaaacacaccaccaGCTCATTGTTCTCCAGCTTCCACAAGGCTGGTGCCTCGGCTTTCATTAGCTTCATATGGCTCTTACCAGCGGGACACATTAAGGAGGAGAACAGTGAGCTCATCACAGCCGGCTTAACTCAGAAATGGCAGTAAGCACATCGGAGCCGCTGTGTCAGCCGTGCGCTTACCACGAAGCCTTCAAAGGTAAGTGCCAGCATAACTCACTCGTTTTTATTCCAGCTGGAGTTTCAGCGTTATGTCGAAATCTTTCTCCTCGAATGAAATTTCATCCGGAGAGGAGTGCGCCCCGCGGGAACGGGCTCCGTCTCGGCTCAACACACTGGCCACTCCCCTTCAGTCCCTAATCTCCATCCTTCCGTGGACCTGTGGTACAGATGACATGTGTTGTTACAAAGTATGCGGTGGTgcccctgtgtgtttgtgtttattaagGTGTAAAGGGAAAACGGGTGGGTGTGGGACTGGGGTGTCGGACGGGCCTACTGATTTGCTTGCTGCTCTGTGGTCAGTGGAGCTACAGGTGAAGAGACCTCTGATGCCAGTCCGGCTGAGTCCAGAACAGGTGGGCCTGGAGatgttgtgtctctgtgggCAACTGGACCTCCTCATCAGGGCACAGATGCAGCAGGTAAGGTGGCTGTGACAAAGCTCACATTTATCTCCTCCCCAGTTTTCATCACTTTCTGACTCTCAAGTCTCCGTCAGTAACTAAACGGAAATCTTGGCTTTATAATGTATTGCCCAGTACACAACCCACACCTGTTAGACCAGAGTCAATTAGCACCGGGTGTGCAGCACATTAATTATATCTGCCAATGTTGGCCATACATCATTTTATATGAAGATGACAAGAAATACCAGCCAGTTGACAGTGGGCTTATGCACACATTAATGTCCATGCAGTTACAATTAGGATTTGCatatgtatttttcatcatctttaaCTTGTTTTTGAGCAGTTTTATTCAACAAATGGGAGcatttcttaacattttttattccaATACTTACATCACACTGCTTGAACAGAAATCGctctcagcaaaacaaaattaaggACACGCATTTacttgttgtctttattttgagTTTCTTGAAATCAGTTAGGGTGTTTCCAGGCAGGATCACAAGACCAGATAATTCGCCTTCAGgtcaaacactcacactgaattctgacatttttaaaaaatgaaattgtgagCAACACTCTTTTACACATGGACTTGATTAGGTCTGAGCCTAGTTCCCATTTTTTGGACATATTGAGACATCCTCTGTCTCAtattttaactgacatttaCACTCAAAAGGCAGCATTGCCTCTGTTTGACTGAAGTGAGGAAGTAATTGTCACATTAAACATGATATGCCTCGACTTTCAAAGACTGACAAACTGTTGTTTATAACTGTGGAGTCTGTCCAACTGTTCACAAGCGTTTTACATCACTCTGCAGAGATGCCCCCCCTCTTATCCCGTGACACTCCTAGTTTCTATGTTACAGTTCCAGGAGCAGTTAGGACAGGGCTGTAGCCCAGAGGAGTCAGACACTTTCCAGGCCCAAGGTCAGTTGGAACAAACTGTCGTGTTAATAATTTGACTTAAATGGCTCTCATatatttgctgatttttttgtgCTATATTCTTAAAGGATCAGAGATTCTTGACCAGATGCTGCAGTGCCTTGAACATCTACCAAAGCCTATGCCACAGCTGGAGGTATCACACCTAATAATATCATCCAACTGCCACTTAATACCAGAGCATCTGCTTCCTGTGCTTCCCTAAAAGGCTTGAAATAAGAAGACTGTGATTTGAGGTAAACTGCTGCAGGTTGTTACCACAAATCAGTGGGTTAATGTGTTCTCCTCAGGACTACCTGGATATGGTGGGTCTGTCAGCAATGTTTCCTCGTGTAGAGGTGTTCCTCATTCAAGGCAGCCCAGTGGACATGCTGGAGAGGCCGCAAATGGACGGTAAGGGATCTGCCTGAGGACGACTTTaatctgcttctgtttttgaagAGACGATGTAtagatttgaaaagaaatgcaaaagGCACcttatatttaattattatttatattaaataaaatatatacatagTGTACCATCCTTTTCTGTAATAATCTAAGCATGAACATCAAGAACAGATGCTTATTATAGCAACTTCACTTAAGCATATCCATTTTGTGCTAATTTATACTTAAACTCACTTAAACTTTGCTACATTTCAAATACAAACATCATACGTTTTACTCCACTTGAAAGCTATAGTTAGTAGTTACTATGCAGATAAAGGATTTAACCACAGCACATAAGATCTTACagaatatgatgcattgttACAGATTAAACTACCCAGCAGTATTTAAAATTGGCTCCACTTTGACTTTTGGTtgcattaaatgttaaattaaatattgatgcCTTTGTATTAACAATTGAATAACATGTATATGATAGAACACTCTCACGCATTATTCTGTATGATGACTGTTTCTGGTACTTTCAGCACAATTTGCTGATAACAATTCTGTACTTGTgtaagattttgaatgcagtacTTTTATTAGTAATAAAGTGTGATTACACTGTAGTATTTCTGATTTTACTCAAGCAAAGGAGCAAAATATGATCCCACCGCTGGTTACAGTGACGTGAATGTGATGCACGTTCTCTTTTATATTCAAATGGACGTATTGCAATTGAAACAATCACAACAGTGAcgaagaagagggctttctaATCACATCCCACCATCCATACAGGCTCCTTacacaattaaaatacattCGTTTTCACCTAAAGAACACAACTAATGCAAGCTGATGTTCCTTCTATAGAATACTTCTTCCACATTGCCAAACTGAACCAGCTCCTGGTGCTGAGTCAACAGCTAGAAGAAGATATCAGGCACCTCGGAAGCCATAAATACATCGCCCACCAGCTCTCGGTTATATATGTAAGCAGAATAAATCACAGCCATCAACAGCTATGCATCAATctatgtgttttcatttcccctctaagttttgtgctttttctgcaGCAAGTCATCAGCTCTTTCAGAGGAATTCAGGCTTTctctgaaataaagaaagatatCGAGGCCAACTTCAAACAGATGAAACAGTGTCTAGTGGTGGAGGAAGGCTCCAGGCATGAACCTCAGCTGGCCGCTCACTACATCACCTGGTGAGTTACATTCCAGATGTAAGTCAGCAGACAAGATGACTGTCCAAATAACTATGTATATACTCTATGCAGGATATTAGAACTAACTCAAAAATTAACATCAGTGGTGTTGTCACTGCCGGAGGAGCTGACAGAGGACATTCACCAGGCCGTGACCTTCATGTCACAGTTCTTGTCCTGACCCTCTCTGATGTGTCCGTGGATCCTGATGTTCGGATGCAACTGGTTTCTGCAGGAGTCTATTGCTCCCTCCTGAATGAACCGATGTTGCTATGACTGTGAAAAGGTGCTACTCTACTTAATTCAGCTGACTGATGGAGGAAATGGCCAGTCATTTAAAAATCTTGTGGGATTTTATATTTTCCTCCTGAATGTGGCACGTGTCAGTTTGTATGGTGAGTTGGATGTTTGGAATGTAAGCTTGGTGAATCCCTTCTTGCACTACTGTTGTAACTACTGTTagcttttttttaacctaaagTGTAATAATAAAATTGAAGGCAAAAGGgtaatgtgtttgctttctctgttttgtgACACCATGCATGTCCTCGCTTCAGACATATTTGACAGATGTGATCGTATCCAAGAGTAAACCTTTAAGGCAGACATTTTGAACTATCACGGCAGGTAGAGTACAGGTGTAACTGCTAGAAAAGGCTCCTGTACCTTCACTATGTGTTCAGGTGGACAGCTATGCAGCAAGCCAAACCAACGTCCGATAATGGTTTACAGTACTTGAAGAAGTGAAGTATGAAAAAAATGGATTCATACCAGTATAGACTAGCTGTCAGATGCTACATTGTCCCTCAAAAAACAGATTATCACCTGTTTGGCTTTATGAGACAACTGAATAGAACAGAGCCCTCTTTAATGgtattagtaacacctgtgcttctgctccatccatccattccatccattctatactgcttatctgtcagggctggagtctatcccaggTGACTACAGACGAGAAGCAGGATtcaacctggactggtcaccagtcaatcgcagggctgacacacaaagacagacaaccacacatgcacacactcacacctaagggcaatgTGGAGTAGCCAATTACCCTAACGTgaatgtttttgggactgtggggggaagccggagtaccagaagaaaacccacgcaggaacagggagaacatgcaaactccacacagaagggatTTGaaggatttgaacctggaaccatATTGAAAGgaatcatttacattttatgtcttGTACTGCTCTCTTGTCCACTTTTGTCACTGAGCTGGATGATAGTAGGCCATTCCTCACCAAAATGAGCTGCTGAGCCCTGGTTAATTCTTTAGGTCTCCCCCTCCTCTTgcattatgtacagtatattctcATTTTGGAGATTACACAGTTTTGTTGTGTGGTAATTTAATAAACCATAAACTCATTTATGAATACATGACATGTAAGCAAAGTAGCAGCATGGATATGATTCAGCTAGATTTGAATGTAGGCCCGCTGATTCAAGACTGAGTAACAAAATAGAACTCACTTTAATACCAATTTAATTCCAGTTGATTCTGTACTCTAATAGTGCATATTGCCATTTTCTCAAACAAAGGCTACAGTCATTGAAATCATCACGAATCAATCCACATAGTGAACATAGGGCTTCTGGGCCCCTGGAGGAAGCAGTTAGTGGCCTCCTTTGAGGCTATAAACCCaaccagtggtggaaagtagTACATTTGACTTAACCTAAGTGAAAATGATGTTCTTTTTTCcagtactttttacttcactatcATTTACCTAATAGGTGAGATTAAAATTTTagatcaaacaaaataaaacatgcctTGTTGTAGACAGACAGCCTCACAGGTGTACAGCAGAAGGCGGCTAGAGCAGCATCTATCTACAGCTGTTACATTAATACATCAATAATAATGATCCGTTAAgataatgacaaaaacaaagacggGGGCCATTTTGCAAAGTGTGACTAAAATAGAGACTTTTACttgaaatcaaatatttttgtagTGCTGTATTTCTGCTTACACTAGTGCTTTGTAGGTTTTGAATACTTCCCAAAGACTGAACCCAGCTTTACCCGTAAAACTTGAGCGACTCCCCTATCTTGAATAAATAGCGCCCCCTGCTGTTCATTTCCCGCAAAATGTGAACCAGACAACTCCCCTCTGATTTAACAACTGCTAGTGTGGTTAATTACAATACACGAGAGACACAAACCAGGGTAAGATTAAAACGTGTAACATCGAATTAACGGGAGGAAATGGGATATATGTGTCATTCTGCTGTGTGTCGGTGGTGTACCAAAGCAAAGTAAACACTGTAATGATTCATGTCAACCACCTGCTTACATCTCGCGTGTCTGAACTGTCTGTGGATGTTTACAGTGCCGAGGTATGCagaaaacccaaacacacagtgGCCGTCACAGACGCCAGGGGCGGGACAAAAACGTGAGCGACGTTCAAGACAAACCAATCacatgaattcattttgattCGTCAGCCAATCGGCATGAGTTAGGCTGTCCAGCAACTTGACTATGAGAGCTGAGGCGAAGAAGCAGGATATTCGTGGAAATGTTTGAATTTTTATCATGCTGACAGCCTTCGAAATTAAAACTAGCCATCAGTGAACCACCGAGGTAGGATGAGTCAATGTGAAGAGGATAAGTCTGATAAGTTTGGCAGCGAATGACCTGTacttttaaatgtcagtcaGGTTTATTCTTTGTTGCATTGCACACACCACAAGACTACTTCAGGAAATTATTACAGGTAATTTAACTTTTGGAAAAGATACCTGTTTGCTAAGAGAGTCGCAGGATAACAGAGTGTTGTTTTAGAGTTGAGTCTCTCGGGGCCATGCATGGACTCTGCctaagtgtccttgagcaacCCTGAAAATCCTCCCCGGCTCCTCCCTGCGAAGGGGGCGTGAAGATCATTTCCATGCCCCCTGTCAGTGGAGAGAGGGTCCTTATTGGCCAGATATTCATGATAATGCCAACCGTCTCTGTCCGTGGAGATGCAGGGTTAATACTCATCACGTATCCATAATTTTTGTTGCACAGCCTGTCACGGATTACACCGTATGTccagatgcagacacacacacacacacacacacacctgaggcCCGTGTAAAGATCTGAGGAGGAGATGATAACAGAACCCACAGCTGCATCCAGGCCCTCAGAGCAGAAGTAAGAGTTTGTATCCTTGAATACTGATTTTAGTTTCTATTTATGTAATCTAATCCCACGTTTTTGACTTCTCAGCAACAACTCTCATGATGAGGCAAACTCCACTGGGGCTGTCAATCAATCAGAGGACGAGTCGGGGAACGAGAATAGACAAAAGAGTGTGGTAGGTGTTTTTCTATCGCATTTTACTTTGCAGGGTTTCCTTCTTCGTTACCACGGCTGGAATATGTTTTGACATCTCGCAGtatgaaaagatgaaagcaatcagacGAATAATGACTGAATTCCATGCTTCAGTTTCGTGGTCCTGGCGTTGTTCTCGCTGGCTGACTCACATGACtcactgggacacttgaataaAAGAGAGCCATGATTAAAGTTATCTGTAACACCTGTTCTTTTCCcactgtgacaagtcaaaacgTCTGCTGTGAAACGGATCTATTGTGGATATTTCAATAGCTGAAACAGTCGATCAATTGTTTAGTTAATTcatcagtaaaacaaaaaaatcgaCAACTATTATATTTCAAGCAGAAATGCCAAATTTGAggacttgctgcttttcttcatcaaaaatgatagtaaactgaatatctttttttgGACTACTGGGCAGATACAGCACAGAATTTGAAGAGGTGACCTTGGAAATCATAATGAACTTTTGTCACTAGAAATGCTTATTTGAACAGTTGAGAAGATAATCGGAAGATACACTAATCATTTCACTAATCATTAGTTAGTTGCAATGCTTGATGTAACCTTGATTAAAAAATAGTTGGGTCACTGtataaaatgtacataaaagCAGAATCCATTCATTTGCAAACAAGCTGTTTTACCGACATCAGTTTTTCAAAGTGATATGTCAtatgttccaaacaggtgttttccaGACTTTTattgctcctgtcccaacttgtttgaaacatcttgctgacatcaaattcagaataagcacgTATTTGCAAAAATCACTGAAGTTGATGAggtgaaataataaataactcacCTTTGCACAGTTTTCAGTTGAGCAGAATTATTGGAAATAGTGTTAATTTTCCTCTGATGAAGCTTAATCTTCCATtgaatcgtgtgtgtgtgaaagctaTTGAAGTGTGATGAAGCTCGTCAGCACCCAGCTGGAGGATTGAAGGGTCTGACTCTCTAGACTTTACACCCTGATCATCAAGGTACTTCAGTGTTGATGCACAGGAGTTTGTCATTCAGAAATGTGTATTTGGCCTGTTTGGGATGCGGCACACTGGCGGAAACTTATTCATATGTGAATCATTTTAAGCATCCATCTTTGCTTTACTGTCTGTCACATTttcaccccaccccccacctcccagAAGCGAAAGAAGAAAGTTCACAAGGGCTCAGAGAATGTCAAGCGCAAAAGTGCCAAGGCTGGCCGCAGCGGTGTTAGCAGAGCGGGAGGCAGCCACGGTAAACAGAGGCACGTGGAGGCCGTCACGCTGTTCGAGGTGGTCACAATGGGCAGGAGCGCCATGCAGGTACGATTAGCTAACCCACAACAGAGATATATGTGCCTCTACTCTGGATTAGTTTATGTAATTTGAAAGTCACAGCCGTTCATAGACAAACCTCCAATGTCTGTCAAACGTCCTCTGTGAAATTACACTgatctgcattttgtttttctcagtagAGTGAGAGACATGTACAGGAAAACATTCGCTCACCTTTGATTTATAATTAAAGAGAAGGGCTTGATCATTCTTTCAGGTTCACATGCACGTTAATATTCCAGGTCCACTCGTGGTATATTCAGCTAATGAGCAGCTGCATACAAACAGCATTTACAATATGAAGATGAACCCCTGGACTGGTTGTAAAAACACTTGAATATACAAACTGGGATAAACTGATATTATCAAATATATTTTGACATGGAAAGGTGATCAGATGTTAGCATTGGGCAGGTCACACTAGCCGAATATTAATTAACTGATTGACtcttgtgtgatgtgtgaacaGGCAGTGATTGATGATTGGATTGAAGCTTATATGACGGATAGAGACTCTTCTCTCCTCGATCTTATCAGCTTCTTCATTCAGTGCTCTGGGTGCAAAGGCAAGCAGACatcacgcacacgcacacacacacacacacacatacacacactctctctctcacattaCATCACAATCAGGTGTACGTTTCCCTCCTGTCTTTCTCAGGTGTGGTCACAGCAGAGATGTGTCACAGCAAAGAGGACGGTGAAGTTATGAGTAAGAtggtggaggagctggatgAGGTCAGAGGTCTTCAGTCAGTTCCCTCctttgtcttttcactgttGTATCATTTTTAGTGCTTTGAACTGAAACCGTATGATGGTGTGTTTTCCAGATTGCTGGTCTGCAGTATAAAAAGTTCCTGGCCTTTCCGTGGATCCTCACAGTCACGTGGCCCATGGATACAGTCAGTAGTGCCTCACTGCTTAAAGCACTTAAATCTTTCACCTACCTGTATTAGAGGCTCTCATTAATTTTTGAATCACCTTTTTGCCTCACCATTTCTTCAGTCAGGTTTATAACAATGATCCTCATAGCAGTCATTTGCGTTATTCAATACAAATTCTTATAATATTCCTCTAAAGCACTCCTTCATTCACATACCTTATGTTCTATTCCTTTAGTCAGCAGTCTATTGGGGGCTTCATAGTGAGTAGTAATGAGATATAAGACACTTTTGAAAACACGCTGTGATAAGGACTCGGCCTTAGCACATGCTGCACACCCTCCACCAGGTGAGCTCTCAGGGCTCCCCAGATACTGAACACTTTTGATTCAGAATTATTTTGTGTAGATGTCTTGTGTTATGTCGTTTAACTCAGCACAGTATTGCATTGTGGGAGGAAAAGGCAGTTTATATGTTAGCTAGATTTTTCATTCGCTTGTGGATTTTATTCAGGGTGACATAAAGTGCATACATGTCATGCTTTGAATTCAGACCTTGACAGACAGTAAATATAGGCATATAGAATATAGAGAACATTAACATGAGTTTACTGTGTTGTACTATTTAATACTACTGTATTTTGTacctctttgtttctttattgtgtACAGTCTAGAGCTAAAAGAGCACaatttccctcctcctttcagtGCTACAAGTGAAGAGAAATTCTCCCATGATTGTTGAAGATGACccacttgtttcttttttccttatttctAAACTGATATGCAATTGGTGTAAACTCCTGAGTCATGTCCCACCCCAACGTACTCCTTCACATCAGGAAAGTAAAGATGACAAGTAACTGAGCCTGTAAGTGACTCTCCAGCCTTCAAATCCAGtccctccatcttcttttcctccctcctccgtcTACTCTAGGACAGTGCGGAGTATCCTCTGACACAGTCGGGCCCGTATGGCCGCTGGTTTCACTCCGAGTTCTCTGACTTTGTGTCGGTGCTGGTGACTCAGTGTCAGCACAGCGTCATATTTGACAGTTACCTGATGAACACCCTCATCTCACTGCTCACTGAACTGTCCAGCTCCTATGTACGGGCCTTCAGACACACCTGCACGCTGGCAGGTAAGgaacagacaacacacacacacatgcagatacaaaGACCTACGATAAACTAATATGTGCTTTTTGGTTTTCATCTGGATGTCCATGATAAGCGGTGAAGCTGCTGAGCTCTCTGGTGGGTGTGGCTCTGAGCCTGGGTGTCAGTATTGAAAACAGTCAGAAACTTTATGAGGTGCAGAAAGCCAAGACgatgagacagaaaagcacGATGCGAGAGAGAATACAGAAGAACATCACAGAGGTAAGACTGTCTGCTTGTGTAGAGAGGAAGTTATTGTGAATGTGCCATGGTGGCTTCTGTACTCTTCTCCTTATGCTCTTCAAGCTGCAGGAGAAGAGAGCGGAGATGGAGAGCATGATGGACATCATCTTCAAAGGGGTTTTTCTGAAAAGATACCGGTAAGCGGTTCTTCAGCATAGCTCTCCGTGTGCATTATGGTGGTGTCTAATTCAGTGCAGagctgattttgtgtgtgtgcccatgcaGCGATGTACTTCCAGAAATCCGCTCAATCTGCATGGAGGAGTTGGGTTTGTGGATGAAGCTCTacagttcagtgtttctcaATGATAGCTACCTCAAATACATTGGCTGGATGATGTACGACAAGgtaaacaacagcaaacatgtAATGTAGCATAATGTGACACAGAAATAACGCAAAGGATAAAAAGAAACTGTACACACTCTGCACTGACATTCATATGACCTTTCAGGTACCAGATGTGCGTCTCAAGTGTGTGTTGGGACTACAGGGTTTGTATGAAgatcctctgctcctccctAAACTGGACCTGTTCACCACCCGCTTCAAGGTAAATCAGCAGATGTGACTCACTCAGCTTAAAGCGCCTTTAGCGGACTgtggccactagggggcagatACACCCATTAACAAGACAGGTTCATAGCCATGGAATATCATATGTTGAAAGTTATCAAAGCTGTCCAAGTTACACATTCAgcaagcagagacaaacagttACTATCCCTGGGTTAAGGTTTCTGGCCACCTGGCAAATGGAAACCCAGTgtgcactctctctctttcttttgctctgttttggtctccagcAATTGCTGAtagaaatatctggctctttaagTTTCTCAAAGCATCTAAATTTGATATTAACAATGGGGCTGCTTGTAGTCTGCAGCGCTTTGTAGAGAGATTCAGCTTATTGTTTAGTTTGTTCAGCCCTCAGCTTTACTTCTGGATCACTCATGCATGTTTACTATCTGCGCTTCAGGATCGCATAATCTCCATGACCCTGGATAAGGACAGTGAAGTGGCAGTGCAGACCATGAAACTACTGGTTGTCATTTCCAAGTAAGTCACCATCCTGTTTGTTGGTCTTAATCATTTTCCAATCGTCCTTCatattttcctgctgtgttcCATTGCATCAAACTATCTGACTGACTCCTCAGAACATCTGATGATGTGCTCAGTCCAGAGGACTACAAGCAGCTCCTCCAGTTTGTTTATTCATCACAGCGCCCTCTAGCTGCCACTGCAGGAGAGCTGCTCTTCTCAAGGTACGCTGACCTCcttgaaacaaacagacagacacaaaagtTAATTAGTGTTTGCCTGAATATTGTTGGTCTCTCTCAGGCTTCTCAACACTGTAGCCCCTGCATCTGATACTCTGAATGAGGAGGAGGCTCATAAACACCAAACATTTGCCAAACTGAAGGCTCTGCTGCAGTTCTACCAGCAGTCTGAGGTGAGAGCTGTTTCAATCCAAGGCTCCTCAGGAATGACATCGACTTAGTTTATATCCGGATTATGGACACGGACTGAAAAAACAATCTTTGTCTGACTTACATTTTCAGCTGCACAAGCATGTGGTGTATCTAGTGGACAGCCTGTGGGACTGTGGTGGAGCCCTGCTGAAGGACTGGCCTGCACTCACATCTGTACTGTTACAGGACCCTGCCTCACACAGCCCAGGTagctgtaatgtgtgtgtttgtggtgcctcaggcagaaatgtcagtttcacaaaacattttgttagtTTGATAGAAACAGATTCTCTTGTATTACTGACAGGAGCAGATACAGACTTTTTCTAAATCAGGAGCCACAAAAGGGGCATTGCTTTACAAAGGGGACCAGGTATTGTGTGGGTATTGGAGGATTACACACATCATTTCCTATATTctggtgtgtgtggatgtgtgtgtgcaggtcttAATCAGGCAGAACAAGCAGTGCTTGTAGAGGTCCTGGTGGCGTCGGTGCGACAGGCCTCAGAGGGACCAGCGCTG is a window encoding:
- the si:ch211-218d20.15 gene encoding uncharacterized protein si:ch211-218d20.15 isoform X2, with translation MAVSTSEPLCQPCAYHEAFKVELQVKRPLMPVRLSPEQVGLEMLCLCGQLDLLIRAQMQQFQEQLGQGCSPEESDTFQAQGSEILDQMLQCLEHLPKPMPQLEDYLDMVGLSAMFPRVEVFLIQGSPVDMLERPQMDEYFFHIAKLNQLLVLSQQLEEDIRHLGSHKYIAHQLSVIYQVISSFRGIQAFSEIKKDIEANFKQMKQCLVVEEGSRHEPQLAAHYITWILELTQKLTSVVLSLPEELTEDIHQAVTFMSQFLS
- the si:ch211-269e2.1 gene encoding cohesin subunit SA-2 isoform X3, whose translation is MITEPTAASRPSEQNNNSHDEANSTGAVNQSEDESGNENRQKSVKRKKKVHKGSENVKRKSAKAGRSGVSRAGGSHGKQRHVEAVTLFEVVTMGRSAMQAVIDDWIEAYMTDRDSSLLDLISFFIQCSGCKGVVTAEMCHSKEDGEVMSKMVEELDEIAGLQYKKFLAFPWILTVTWPMDTDSAEYPLTQSGPYGRWFHSEFSDFVSVLVTQCQHSVIFDSYLMNTLISLLTELSSSYVRAFRHTCTLAAVKLLSSLVGVALSLGVSIENSQKLYEVQKAKTMRQKSTMRERIQKNITELQEKRAEMESMMDIIFKGVFLKRYRDVLPEIRSICMEELGLWMKLYSSVFLNDSYLKYIGWMMYDKVPDVRLKCVLGLQGLYEDPLLLPKLDLFTTRFKDRIISMTLDKDSEVAVQTMKLLVVISKTSDDVLSPEDYKQLLQFVYSSQRPLAATAGELLFSRLLNTVAPASDTLNEEEAHKHQTFAKLKALLQFYQQSELHKHVVYLVDSLWDCGGALLKDWPALTSVLLQDPASHSPGLNQAEQAVLVEVLVASVRQASEGPALAGRTGTKKIPQFFLPECPEGESTQAVSSLMAEMRAVLELHSDPAVLEAAARTYLSLCGEETAGGSMARAARDSLIQHWVDQLTALLGEVLEGGSFSADEEKTGEILATLKKLRAFHNCHDLIRWNLFELLSPVLSVESSQGGAPPEVLLEVLQCLCYSMLWSLNMSSETLTSREKAVAQRLQLRLFCERGHHRLSHSDLSVRQQAFLGVCDVLTAHSYQLQVWDPTSFGPLLYTPSPKLQRALLTFVCRHVFVGPDCDSQCVVSENSEVERLEDLHRRRNLLAAYCKLIVHGVLEMSMAAEVFMYYVKYYNDFGDIIKETMYRTRQTDKLESARTLVLCLQQLFTRLKREQESGGGRAHPGVQTFTCIKELARRFALTFGDLVKFRECVVMIHRNGIEFVFQEFSQTPESPTPPYLSYLTILGEFSSKLLKPDKKTVFSYLQKHTAEHIVDLRQECWQPLIYYRASLLAVAEGEDAVSYVSSDRKPHMPNRSPFSKQKLEGSKSPCPFTKVHRSSFSPSHQEKTTDMDPFSVPVEPPAKRSNIEASVLGAGNEADDDTVEIEL
- the si:ch211-218d20.15 gene encoding uncharacterized protein si:ch211-218d20.15 isoform X1 codes for the protein MSKSFSSNEISSGEECAPRERAPSRLNTLATPLQSLISILPWTCGTDDMCCYKVCGGAPVCLCLLRCKGKTGGCGTGVSDGPTDLLAALWSVELQVKRPLMPVRLSPEQVGLEMLCLCGQLDLLIRAQMQQFQEQLGQGCSPEESDTFQAQGSEILDQMLQCLEHLPKPMPQLEDYLDMVGLSAMFPRVEVFLIQGSPVDMLERPQMDEYFFHIAKLNQLLVLSQQLEEDIRHLGSHKYIAHQLSVIYQVISSFRGIQAFSEIKKDIEANFKQMKQCLVVEEGSRHEPQLAAHYITWILELTQKLTSVVLSLPEELTEDIHQAVTFMSQFLS